Part of the Paenibacillus terrae HPL-003 genome is shown below.
TTACCTTTGAAGGTGTAGATGATACGCCGCTGCATGCATGGTATATACGCCCCCAATTTGCCGGAAATCAAAAGCTGCCGTGTATTGTCCTTTTCCATGGCTATACAGGTGGCAAGGGCTATCCTGAGGATTACTCGTCCTGGCTGATGCTTGGCTTTGCTGTATTTGCCGTAGATGTACGCGGTCAGGGTGGTGAAACAGGAGATCGTCTGGATGATCCTCATGGTACGGTTAAAGGCTGGGTAACGAAAGGAATTCTGGATAAGGATACCTGCTACTACAAAACGATAACGACAGATGCCCTCAGAGCCGTAGATTGGGTGGCTGAGCAGCCGGATGTAGATGCAAGCAAAATCGCAATCTCTGGGGCCAGCCAGGGCGGCGGACTTGCATTAATGGTGGCCGCACTAAGCGATAAGCCTGCAATTACAGTGGCTGATATTCCCAATATGTGTCATATGGACTTTGGTATAATGAATTCTACCAGCTCACTGACGGAAGCTGCCGAATTCGCAAACCGATTTCCAGAGCATTTGGAGCAGGTGCTACATACATTGAGTTATTTTGACGTGATGAATCTTGCTCATCGCATTCGTATTCCTGTCATGGTATCGGTAGGACTCAAGGATACCGTATGTATGCCGGAAACGATTTTTGCCGCATATAATCGCATTGAATCGCCTAAAACGATTGAAGTTTATCCATTTACGGGGCATTGGGTGGAAGGCTTTCAAAGACGTAAAAATGCTGAATTTTTAGTGAAGGCATTAACATTGAATTGAACAGGTTTCCGGTGCACAAAAAAAGAACACCACGCTTCAAACTGCGCAATGCTCTCTTCTCTGCTGCACCGGGGCTAGTCCCGCTTGAGTGGCTTAAGGAGCATATCCTCGAATCTCACTCTACCTATTAAAATATTACGATGCGGCTCGCTGTTCTGCTGCCGAATCCCCTGTCCATTTTTTCACCCAAATCCAATCCATAATGATCAGCCCAAAAGGAATGAAGGACGCAAATATAATGAATAAAGGTCGCCGGAGGGACCAATTCAGCGCTGTTTTGCCATAGATCAAAGCGACAAGGAGCAGCAAAAAGCTGATCCGGTATATGTTACCGATCACCATGACCATCTGGGTCATGCCCGCAGCTTGCAGCGGCTGATGGGTGAATAATATCGCCAAATACGCAATACCTTGAATCCAGAGCATGAGCCGGACACGCCCCAAAGGTGTTCTTAACACAGGTTCGTTCCCCTTTCCAAAAGCAAGGATGTTCTCTCATCCTACACTTCCTTCATTATAACGAAAAGGTTCCTAAACTCCAACCGATTCAACTTCAACTCCAAATAATCCAACTTCAAGTTTTGACCAAATGAGTTGTGTCTGATACAGTTGTGTAAGAGGTGATTGCAAAATGCTAAAACTGGGTATACTGGACCAGTCTCATATTCCTGAAGGCGGTACTGCTCTGGATGCATTATCCCATACAACTGCGTTGGCGCGTGAAGCCGACAAGCTGGGGTATAGCCGTTATTGGGTGTCTGAGCATCATGCGTCCAAAATGCTTGCACACTCCAGCCCTGAAGTGCTGATCGCACATTTGGCTGCAAATACATCACGT
Proteins encoded:
- a CDS encoding DUF3817 domain-containing protein gives rise to the protein MLRTPLGRVRLMLWIQGIAYLAILFTHQPLQAAGMTQMVMVIGNIYRISFLLLLVALIYGKTALNWSLRRPLFIIFASFIPFGLIIMDWIWVKKWTGDSAAEQRAAS
- a CDS encoding acetylxylan esterase encodes the protein MNIIEKRIAELKQYQPDLTAPKDIELFWDKTLEDVQAKPVRAFKTPVETPYPHIHASRVTFEGVDDTPLHAWYIRPQFAGNQKLPCIVLFHGYTGGKGYPEDYSSWLMLGFAVFAVDVRGQGGETGDRLDDPHGTVKGWVTKGILDKDTCYYKTITTDALRAVDWVAEQPDVDASKIAISGASQGGGLALMVAALSDKPAITVADIPNMCHMDFGIMNSTSSLTEAAEFANRFPEHLEQVLHTLSYFDVMNLAHRIRIPVMVSVGLKDTVCMPETIFAAYNRIESPKTIEVYPFTGHWVEGFQRRKNAEFLVKALTLN